The genomic interval TCAAATCGTGCGGGCGATCGAACCGCGCCTGAGCCTGCGCGAGTTGATCGAAAATTGGCACGACTTGGCCGCGGCGCTACGCGAGTCCCCTCGGAAACGCCAGTCCCAGGCGCAGAATTTTCTCAAAACAAGTTAGCGCTTATGGGGTAAACCCCTGGGCTACGATCCGCCGCATTTTCGGGGCTGAAACCCGGTCGAAATTCCACCAGGGTAACTATCTGAATTGGTGTAAGACCCGTTCAACAAGGTGCGGAGCATCCTCCAGCGCCGATACCCCTGTTAGCCGACATTCTTTGCAGGCCCCGGGCCAGGGTACACATAGGACAAACGCCCAAGCGTCATCCCTTACGGGTCCAGCATTATTCTTTTCCCCGATTCAAATGATTCAACCGCGGCCCAGGCCAGTTGCAGGGCGCGCCGTCCGGCCCGGGCATGCACCGGTGGTTGATCGCCGCGTTTGAAGGCGTCGAGCACAGCGTGGAGATGCACATCGAACGTACGGTGAAATTCGCGATCAAAGTCGTTGAAATAACCGGCCTGCCAAACCTCACTTGTCTCCTCACCCGCCTTTTGAAAGGAAAAACGTCTAACCGTGTCATCGACCACGAGCCGGCCTTTGGTACCGTTGATCTCGAGGCGGTGCGTGTCCTGGTAAGCATAAGATGAATCGTAGGTGCCCGTCATGCTGCCGACCGCACCGGTTGCGAAACGTAAAGCCAGCACCATCGTGCGATAGCCGCCTCCGGTAAGGTCCGTCATTTCGGCCATGATCGAGCGAATCGGACCGCACAAGTGCTCCAGTTGATCAAAGCCGTGGCATTGCGTTTCGATCAAGTTAGCATGGGGATGCGGGCTTACGTTGGCTTCGCCGCCGAATCGCCAGATAGCGTGAGTGATCTCGCCCAGGCGGCCTTCTTCAACGGCGCTGCGCGCGAGGCGCAGCGGCTTCGCATACCGGTGGTTGAAATTGATTGCAAAGAACAAACCGCGTTTCTCCGCTTCGGCCAGTAATTGGTCAGCTTCCGCGAGCTCGAACACAAACGGCTTTTCTACCAGCAGCGCGTACCCGGCCCGGATTACCTCCAGGGTAGCTTCAAAATGTTCCAGGTTCGGCAGCGAAAGACTGACCAAATCAGGCCGCTCCCGGTCAAGCATTTCTCCGATGTTCGTATAGGCACGCATGCCGAACTCGGCCGCACGCGCCTGCGTTCTTGCCAGGGTGCGCCCGGCTACGGCGCAGAGGGCCACGTCTTCCCGCTGCGAGAAAACGCGGGCATGCTGGCGGCCCCATTGGCCGGCCCCTATCAGGCAAACCTTTAGTTTCGGGTCGGTGGCGCTCATTGTTCGATAAGTACTTTGCCGGTTTCCCCGTCCAGGAAGAACATTTCAAATGCCTCCTGAATTCTATCAACACTCAGACGGTGGGTGATGATCTGGCTCATGTAATCACGGTGTTCCTGCAGCCGTCGCAAGTTGACCGGCAATTCATTGTACCGGAAGTACTCGCTGCCGGCCACGCTTCGCTCCGGGCTGATGAGGTCCGGTGAAACCTTGAGGGTGATACCTTCGCCGTGGCCGACGCAGATCAGCGAGCCCCGTTGGGCCAGCGCGTTAAGGGCTGCCTGGCGCGCGGCCTGCCTGCCGCTGGTGTCCACCGCCATGTCGACGCGTTCCAACCCGTGCGCCTTGATGCCCTCGTCGAGCGTGGTTTTTGCGACATTGATGGGCAGACCACCAAGACGTTCCGCGAGCCTGAGCCGGTAGGCGACCACGTCGGTGAGTAGGACCTTTAACTCGCGGCCCAGGATGATCTTGGCCATGGCGAGGACGCCCAGCCCGATCGGCCCGGCCCCGGTAACCAGGAGCGATTCGATGTCCGGTCGCATAAGCTGGCAGCGCTCAATCGCGTGTCCGCCCGTACCCATGATGTCCAGCAGCAGGGTTGCTTCGGTTGGAGAAATCCCGTCCGGCACCGGAAAAAAGATGTTTTCGTGAATCAACTCGTATTGGCCGTACCCTCCATCACGGTTGAATCCCATGTCGCCGCGCTTGTGGAGGCACTGATTCGTGAAACCCAACCGGCACGAACGGCATTCGCCACAGAAGTCCATCAGGAAAACCACCCCGCTTGTACCGGCGGGCGTCTGCGTCCCCGGTCCGCAGGCTACCACCGTGCCGGCCGCTTCATGGCCGGGTGTGACGGATGCACCGTCATAAAATTGCGGGCGTTCCGAGCCGCAGAGTGCGTTGGCATGGATTCGAAGCAATAATTGGCTCGGCCCTGGCTCGGGCACCTCTTTCTCGGCAAAGTGGATTTTTTTGTTCCCTGAAAAGACGGGAACCCGGCAACTGGGGGGTATCGGTTTGTTCATTTGCGCTAAGCCGGACGGTCTGGCGGGGGGATAATACGTCCATCATGATCCGCCCCGCCGCCTTTTTCCATCCGGACTTGTGCCCGTCACCCTACCGGTGGAATTGCTCCGGCGAAACCGCAATTCCCAACGCGCCGGCATTTTGGCAGGGCCCGCTTGCTCACGGCATTTCAGGCTACGGCGGTCAGCCTTCCACCTCCGCAACCTCTTCCGGGGTAAGCCGCCAGTCACCTGCCCCCATGACGCCTTCAACCTGTTTGGCGTTGCGCGCGCCGACAATGGCTCCCGTAATGACCGGCAGGCGTAACGTCCAGGCAATCGCTGCCTGTCCCGGAGTGCGCCCGTGCCGCTCAGCCACGACGCGCAGCCGCTCGGCCAGAGCCAGGTTGCCGGAAAGTTTCGGCTCCTGGAAGTCCGCGTTGTTGCGGCGCCAGTCGTCCGGCGGCAGATTCGCCACGCGTTCTTTCGTCATCGCGCCCGTCAGCAACCCCGAGCCCATGGGCGAATAGACGACGACCCCGACATGGTTGGCCTCGCACCACCGCAGTTGCTCCGCCTCCACGCTGCGGTTGATCAACGAATAGGGCGGCTGCAGGCTGGTGACGGGTGCGATGGATTGGACGCGCTCCAATTCCTCCCGGCTGAAGTTCGAGGTCCCGATCCAGCGCACTTTGCCCTCTTTTTGCAACGCAGCGAGCGTGCGCCACCCCTCCTCGGTTTCGGCCAGATCGTCTGCCGGCCAGTGGATCTGGTAAAGGTCAATAGCCTCAACCTTAAGCCGGCGCAGGCTCTCCTCGCACTCGCGACGCACCGATGCCTCCCTGAGCGAGTAGTCGACCTTACGCTGAGCGTCCCAGATTATGCCGCATTTCGTGAAAATATAGGGTCGCGGGCCGCCCCAGTCTGCAAGGGCGCGGGCCACGACCTCTTCGGAGTGGCCCAGGCCGTAAGCAGGGGCTGTGTCGATCCAGTTGACGCCCAATTCGAGCGCACGATGAAGAGCGGTGATCGAGTCCTGGTCTTCCTGAGGACCCCAGCCAAACTGCCACGGGCCGCCGAGCGCCCAAGCGCCGAAGCCGATCGGGGTGATGTTCAGGTCTGAGTTGCCAAGAGGTCGTATGTTCATGAGATTTGAGGAACTGGTGAGTTAAGGAATATTCTCCAGCCTGCAGATATTATCGCCGAACAGGGGAGGACCGGTGGTCACGAGGAGCGCCCATTATAGAAGCCACCGCCTGAATCCGGACCTATGATCACATACGCAAAGCCCGGCGTTACGGACAAAAACCCCGGACCGGCCGGGCCCGGCATCCAAAAAACGGTCGAACGCGTTGCGCATGTTGCGTACGGACGGACGCGAGGATTGCTCACGTTTGTGGGCCGGATGAAGTGATCCACACGGAGGCGGGTCGCGCACGCCAGCAGAATGCAGGCGCCCGGCGGCCCACCGGGGGTACGCGCCGCCGTTTGTTTCTCTTGAGCTCGTCGAAGCGTGCGCCGGCTTGACCTGGCAACCTTCAGGTTGGTTTGGTTTGTGAGGGTTCTAGGCTTGATATTGTTTTTGAAAAAGCGAGAATTTTCACGGGTGCCGGAAAAAAGGAAGCCATGATCCCCTGAGGCACCCTGTTAAATGCGAGAAACCTGCATCGTCGACCTCCGGCCGTGAGCCACATCAACCATAAAAGAAAGGCCTCCCATGTCTACGCTTAAATCCATCACGGTTTACGAAGGCCGGTTCATTCTCGAGTATTCGCGAGACGTTCAAGGCAAGACTGCCGGCTCCTTTGTGATTGAGAATCCGCCCGGGGACCCGCTGCCGGCCGGCGACAGCCTAAATGAAGCGAAGCGGGTGATCGATGGGCTGGCGGGGAGATCCGCAGCGTGCCCCTCACTCCCAGGCGAATCAGCGTCGCGTGCAGCCTGCGAAGGGAGCGGGACGGCCGTGCTCCAGCACCCTGTACCCGATTCCGGTGGTTTGGCTGAAGCCGGGACCTGTCCACCGTACGCAATGAGGGCGGTGGACGAGTCCATCCTTAACGCCTTGCGAGATCGCGTTTCCCAGGACGACGGATCCGTGCGCCGCATTGCACGGTTTTTGAGTGTACACTCAGGCGTGATTCTCGAGTGGTTGGCCGGCAGACGCAAGCCGCGCCAGGCAACGTTGGAACGAATTGCGGCTTACCTTAAGGGGCCGGTGATTCGAGCCTGACTTCTCGACGGCCTTGGAAAGAGTTGTTGTCCCATGGCCCGAGTGGCCCGAGTTCAGGGGCACCGTGTTTTTATCGGAGACGTGTTCCGATTTGCAATCGATTCGTTTTCAATTACGACAGATATGCAACCCCGGTGTGATTGAATGAAAGCGACCGATTCACCCCTCCCGAGCAGCATTGCTTTCGTGGCCGAAACCGGATTTATCCCCGAAGCCACGGCCCATTACCAGAAGCGCCTCTCGGACCTGCGGGGACTCTTTCTGGATCCGGTTGCCCTGGAGCAGCGCATTCAGGACGAGAATGATCCTGTCTGTTATGAGAACTACGCCTTCAATAACAGCCAGGCGGATGGCGACATCTTTTTTGGTACGACGATCATTTACCCGGGAAAAGTAGGGCTGGAATACCATCTCACGCGCGGCCATTTTCACCGGAAACGCGACCACGCGGAAACTTACCAGGCACTTTCAGGTCGAGGCCTGGTTCTGTTTGAGCGCGAGGACGGCACCACTTATACGGCAGAACTTGCTCCGGGCAAGGTCACCTACGTTCCTCCGTTCTGGGCTCACCGTTCGGTCAACACCGGTCCCGTGCCCTTGGTTTTTCTCTGGACCTGCCCGGTCGAAGCGGGCCATGACTACGAAGCCCTGCGTGGACGCGGGATGCGGCAGGTGGTGCTGGAGCGCGATGGCCGCGCCTGCGTCGAGAATCGCCCCTGAGAAGCCGTGTCGTCCGTTGAGCAGGCGTCTTCCTTCCCAGATGCCCTGCCGGCTTTATACCTATGGGACCGTATAAACGTCTCTACGGAGCGTCCTCCGGCGCCGGCGCCCCCTGGGCCGGCATTCTACCGAGATAACTTATCTGAATAGTATGAGGAGGCGTTTCGCCCCGCCCTTGAACGCGCGCTGCGGGCCGGCAAGACCGCACTGGTCAACGTCGTCGGCGTAATCGTTTGAGCTGACGCGCGTTTTGGCTTTACGGCTGCATAGCGGCCGTGGCACTTCCAGACGATCACCGGTGATGTTCCTCAGCAAGATGGCCAACCCGATTGTCGGCTGGGCGAAAAAACACCTGCTGCTGAGTACCGCCCTGGTCATCCTTCTCGCGTATGCCCTGTTCGAGGTTCTCAGCGGCTGGATCGTGTTTTGTCGCGACGCTTACGTGATGAGTGACGTGGTGATCATCGCGCCGGAAGTGAACGGTCCGATGCTGAGCCTGGACGTGGTCAATGACCAAATCGTCAAAGCCGGCGCTTTGCTTTTCACCATCGATCCAAAGCCGTTCCAGATCGAGGTTGACCGGCAGAGCGCGGCGCTTGACCTCGCCCGGGCAAACCTTCGGCGGACCCAGGATCAATTGGCTTTGGCCACGTCGGACATCGCCGCGAAACAAGCCGAATACGAGGACGCAACCAAAAACCGGCAGCGCGCCGTCGAGTTGGCAAGCAGCGGCGCTTTGGCTCAGGAAACGCTGGATACGGTTCAACGGGCGTTCCAGGTCTCGCTCGCCGGCCTGGACCGAGCTCAGGCCGCGAAGGCGGTTGCCGAGCAGGAAATCAGCGTGCAGCACGTGACGGTCAAACAGATGGAAGCTGCCGTGGCGAAGGCCACCTATGAGTTAAGCCGTACGCAGGTTAGGTCGCCCACCGGGGGTCGGGTGGCTCCGTTTCAACTCCGCCCCGGGAGTTATCTGGAAGCAGGACGGCCGGTGATGGCGCTCGTTACAGAGGAAGACTGGCGCGTGGTTGCTAACATTACCGAGCGGCATCTGAGCGGCCTTCAACCCGGCAAGCGCGTCTGGTTCACGGTCGGATCGGACCCGTGGCAGATTCACACGGGGCGCGTTCGAAGCATCGCGCCGGGAGTCGCGCGCTCGGCCTCGGGTGTCTCGGCGTTGCCGTACGTTCAGCCCAATACCGACTGGATCCGCCTGCCGCGGCGTTTCCCGGTCGAGATTAATCTGGGGGATTTGCCCAGCCGCAAGCGTTTGTTCATGGGAAGTGACGCCACCGTCTGGTGGATCAACCGGTGAAAGGAACGGCGTGGACCCCGATTTCCGGCATAGCGTTATTACCGGCTTATCCTGCTGGCTGGCCGCTCTGCTGGCGTTCTCCCTGCAGTGTGATAATCCCTGGTGGGCAGTCATTTCGGCCTGGATCATTTCCGGCCCGGATCCACGCGCGTCTTTGTTGAAGGCGGCGCTGCGCGTCGCCGGGACCGCCGGCGCTTACGTGGTAGCGTGGGAGTGCGTACGTCAGGTTGCCGGAAACCCGGTGGGTGAGGCGACTGCGATGTTGCTCATCGGAACGGTTGGAACATACAAGCGGTTTAGAAGCCGTTATTCGTACGCCTGGGTCATTGGGTCCGTGACCGCGCTCATGCTGATTGTCATGGCCATCGACGATCCGGTGGCGGTGTACCGGACCGCGCATTATCGCGCCTACGAAATCATCGCGGGCGTCCTCGCTGCAACGGTGTGCCAACGCCTGCTCGGTCCATTGTTAGGTCTGAGCATCGCCGGAAATGATGCCCCCGCTGCCGCTGCGCAGGAAGCCGAACTCTCCACCGCTCAAGAGCGCGAACTGCTCGTCGCGGCGTTGATCGGAGGCGCGTTGCCTGGAATCATCATGCTGCTCTGGTCGAGGTTTAACTTGCCCAGCCCCCTTCAGATCGTCATTACCGCTTACGTCACGATTGATCGGGATGTGGTTGCAACGCGTTTACGGGCCAGCCAAAGAATCCTCGGATGCCTTGTTGGCGGCCTTCCAGGACTGCTCGTGGTGTTTTGGGCTACAGACTCCCTCGTGCTTTGGTCGCTGCTGCTTATCGGCGGGCTCACCTGTTTGTCGCGCTTGCACCTGGCTAAAAGCCATCCATGGAGCTACGTCGGGACCCAGGGCGGAGTCGCCTTTATCCTGGCCTTAGTGACGGGTAACCAGCCGCCCGATTCGATCCTGCCTGTGGTCAACCGGGTCGCCGGGATGATCAGCGGCGTGCTGATCCTCAACGTAATCTGTTTTCTCGTGCGCCGCACATCCTGAGCTGCGCTCCCCCTGAAGCGGCGCGTCCATTCGTTCTAAGC from Verrucomicrobiota bacterium carries:
- a CDS encoding alcohol dehydrogenase catalytic domain-containing protein encodes the protein MNKPIPPSCRVPVFSGNKKIHFAEKEVPEPGPSQLLLRIHANALCGSERPQFYDGASVTPGHEAAGTVVACGPGTQTPAGTSGVVFLMDFCGECRSCRLGFTNQCLHKRGDMGFNRDGGYGQYELIHENIFFPVPDGISPTEATLLLDIMGTGGHAIERCQLMRPDIESLLVTGAGPIGLGVLAMAKIILGRELKVLLTDVVAYRLRLAERLGGLPINVAKTTLDEGIKAHGLERVDMAVDTSGRQAARQAALNALAQRGSLICVGHGEGITLKVSPDLISPERSVAGSEYFRYNELPVNLRRLQEHRDYMSQIITHRLSVDRIQEAFEMFFLDGETGKVLIEQ
- a CDS encoding FUSC family protein codes for the protein MDPDFRHSVITGLSCWLAALLAFSLQCDNPWWAVISAWIISGPDPRASLLKAALRVAGTAGAYVVAWECVRQVAGNPVGEATAMLLIGTVGTYKRFRSRYSYAWVIGSVTALMLIVMAIDDPVAVYRTAHYRAYEIIAGVLAATVCQRLLGPLLGLSIAGNDAPAAAAQEAELSTAQERELLVAALIGGALPGIIMLLWSRFNLPSPLQIVITAYVTIDRDVVATRLRASQRILGCLVGGLPGLLVVFWATDSLVLWSLLLIGGLTCLSRLHLAKSHPWSYVGTQGGVAFILALVTGNQPPDSILPVVNRVAGMISGVLILNVICFLVRRTS
- a CDS encoding Gfo/Idh/MocA family oxidoreductase is translated as MSATDPKLKVCLIGAGQWGRQHARVFSQREDVALCAVAGRTLARTQARAAEFGMRAYTNIGEMLDRERPDLVSLSLPNLEHFEATLEVIRAGYALLVEKPFVFELAEADQLLAEAEKRGLFFAINFNHRYAKPLRLARSAVEEGRLGEITHAIWRFGGEANVSPHPHANLIETQCHGFDQLEHLCGPIRSIMAEMTDLTGGGYRTMVLALRFATGAVGSMTGTYDSSYAYQDTHRLEINGTKGRLVVDDTVRRFSFQKAGEETSEVWQAGYFNDFDREFHRTFDVHLHAVLDAFKRGDQPPVHARAGRRALQLAWAAVESFESGKRIMLDP
- a CDS encoding glucose-6-phosphate isomerase (catalyzes the formation of D-fructose 6-phosphate from D-glucose 6-phosphate) produces the protein MKATDSPLPSSIAFVAETGFIPEATAHYQKRLSDLRGLFLDPVALEQRIQDENDPVCYENYAFNNSQADGDIFFGTTIIYPGKVGLEYHLTRGHFHRKRDHAETYQALSGRGLVLFEREDGTTYTAELAPGKVTYVPPFWAHRSVNTGPVPLVFLWTCPVEAGHDYEALRGRGMRQVVLERDGRACVENRP
- a CDS encoding aldo/keto reductase, producing MNIRPLGNSDLNITPIGFGAWALGGPWQFGWGPQEDQDSITALHRALELGVNWIDTAPAYGLGHSEEVVARALADWGGPRPYIFTKCGIIWDAQRKVDYSLREASVRRECEESLRRLKVEAIDLYQIHWPADDLAETEEGWRTLAALQKEGKVRWIGTSNFSREELERVQSIAPVTSLQPPYSLINRSVEAEQLRWCEANHVGVVVYSPMGSGLLTGAMTKERVANLPPDDWRRNNADFQEPKLSGNLALAERLRVVAERHGRTPGQAAIAWTLRLPVITGAIVGARNAKQVEGVMGAGDWRLTPEEVAEVEG
- a CDS encoding HlyD family secretion protein translates to MANPIVGWAKKHLLLSTALVILLAYALFEVLSGWIVFCRDAYVMSDVVIIAPEVNGPMLSLDVVNDQIVKAGALLFTIDPKPFQIEVDRQSAALDLARANLRRTQDQLALATSDIAAKQAEYEDATKNRQRAVELASSGALAQETLDTVQRAFQVSLAGLDRAQAAKAVAEQEISVQHVTVKQMEAAVAKATYELSRTQVRSPTGGRVAPFQLRPGSYLEAGRPVMALVTEEDWRVVANITERHLSGLQPGKRVWFTVGSDPWQIHTGRVRSIAPGVARSASGVSALPYVQPNTDWIRLPRRFPVEINLGDLPSRKRLFMGSDATVWWINR